Proteins co-encoded in one Ralstonia sp. RRA genomic window:
- a CDS encoding TlpA disulfide reductase family protein — translation MMSVGPFSVHVIVVVLAALIAWLVARSMQRKEPRKPAANLLLDAVFVGLIAARLGYVARWWPEYLATPRSILAIGDGGFDWWIGLPAAVALILWKSRHARALRRPALIGIAAGMLAWATAQGTLATLQRATPSLSALQLEGMDGSAVSFDKPIGKPVVLNLWASWCPPCRREMPILAQAQSDYPGVVFLMVNQGEQAPTVQQFLAQQALSFDHVLLDPLSEAMQTFGSRGLPTTLFFDAQGKLVDSHMGEITAARLKDVVEHRLQP, via the coding sequence ATGATGAGTGTTGGCCCGTTCTCAGTGCACGTGATTGTCGTGGTGCTGGCAGCCCTGATTGCGTGGCTCGTTGCACGATCGATGCAACGCAAGGAGCCGCGCAAACCGGCGGCCAACCTGCTGCTCGATGCCGTGTTCGTTGGCCTGATTGCCGCGCGCCTCGGCTATGTCGCGCGCTGGTGGCCAGAGTACCTCGCCACGCCCAGGTCCATCCTCGCGATCGGTGACGGCGGGTTCGACTGGTGGATCGGGCTGCCGGCCGCCGTTGCGCTCATCCTCTGGAAATCGCGTCATGCGCGCGCACTGCGCCGGCCAGCCTTGATCGGCATTGCCGCTGGCATGCTGGCGTGGGCCACGGCACAAGGCACCTTGGCGACGCTGCAGCGTGCCACGCCGTCCCTGTCTGCCTTGCAGCTGGAAGGCATGGACGGATCTGCCGTGTCGTTCGACAAGCCCATCGGCAAACCCGTCGTGCTAAACCTGTGGGCCAGTTGGTGCCCACCCTGCCGACGCGAGATGCCAATCCTCGCCCAGGCGCAATCCGACTACCCCGGGGTGGTCTTCCTGATGGTCAATCAAGGAGAGCAGGCGCCCACCGTGCAGCAGTTCCTCGCGCAGCAAGCGCTGTCATTCGACCACGTGCTGCTCGACCCGCTATCAGAAGCGATGCAGACCTTCGGCTCACGCGGGCTGCCGACCACGCTGTTCTTCGATGCCCAGGGCAAGCTGGTCGATTCGCACATG